From Weissella diestrammenae, a single genomic window includes:
- the spxB gene encoding pyruvate oxidase produces MSVTNVKYDETKKIPAAIAMMKVIEAWGVNNIYGYPGGSFSSTMHALDVEKDNINFVHIRHEQVGALAASAEAKLTGKLGVAFGSAGPGAVNLLDGLYDAREDHAPVLALVGQVPTSKMNYDFFQEFNEGPIFDDVSVYNRTVMNAESLPYVVDKAIRMAYKHQGVAVVVIPVDLGWEEITDKPYESASSYHPADQSKILPMPTTDEIAEALKMIKAAKAPVFHVGRGAFGASEELMAVSEKLQIPIITTALGKGIVPDSYAGNLGLVNRAGSISANEAMNYSDLVIAIGNDFPFAENVYTSHPFKFIQVDIDSSVFGAHHHVDLGIESDGPAFIKALLAQSEAAPKSKVYDAELAQNKDWRAYLKKLMDKETNPIEYEQIYKQINRIAEDDAVFGIDVGDNVVNTVRFLDLKPQQKWTTSALFATMGYGVPAAIAAKLSFPDRQVFNIAGDGAFSMVMQDLLTETLHKLPIINIVTANSTLSFIKNSQADLPMNPSGVDILDADYAKIAEGMGVVGISVHESAELAPAFDKAVEVTRTGRPVLLDIKIKDKRGFPVEAMDMDPEKTSQASVDAFKTKYDAMALKPLKDYLAEYGVK; encoded by the coding sequence ATGTCAGTCACAAATGTAAAGTATGATGAAACAAAAAAGATTCCAGCTGCAATCGCAATGATGAAGGTTATCGAGGCATGGGGGGTTAATAATATTTATGGTTACCCTGGTGGATCGTTTAGCTCAACGATGCATGCTCTGGATGTTGAAAAAGATAATATCAATTTTGTTCACATCCGGCATGAACAAGTTGGTGCGCTAGCCGCTTCTGCTGAGGCAAAGTTAACCGGTAAGTTAGGGGTTGCGTTCGGGTCAGCTGGGCCAGGTGCAGTTAACTTACTTGATGGTCTTTATGATGCACGTGAGGACCACGCACCAGTACTTGCCTTAGTTGGTCAAGTGCCAACGTCGAAGATGAATTATGACTTCTTCCAAGAGTTTAACGAAGGTCCTATCTTTGATGATGTGTCTGTTTACAATCGGACAGTTATGAACGCTGAAAGCTTGCCATACGTGGTTGATAAGGCCATTCGAATGGCATATAAGCATCAAGGTGTTGCAGTGGTTGTTATTCCAGTTGATCTTGGCTGGGAAGAGATTACAGATAAGCCTTACGAGTCTGCATCGTCATACCATCCAGCTGATCAAAGCAAAATTTTGCCAATGCCAACGACTGATGAGATTGCTGAAGCTTTGAAGATGATTAAGGCTGCTAAGGCACCGGTCTTCCACGTTGGGCGGGGGGCTTTCGGTGCTTCAGAGGAATTGATGGCTGTTTCAGAAAAGTTGCAAATTCCGATTATTACAACTGCTCTTGGTAAAGGTATTGTGCCAGACAGCTATGCTGGTAATTTGGGATTGGTTAACCGCGCTGGTTCAATTTCGGCCAATGAGGCAATGAATTATTCAGACTTGGTTATCGCAATTGGTAATGACTTCCCATTTGCTGAAAATGTTTATACGAGTCACCCATTTAAATTTATTCAAGTTGACATTGATAGTTCTGTCTTTGGGGCACACCATCATGTTGATTTGGGGATTGAGTCAGATGGGCCAGCCTTCATTAAGGCATTATTGGCTCAAAGTGAAGCCGCACCAAAGTCAAAGGTTTATGATGCTGAACTAGCTCAAAATAAAGACTGGCGGGCATATTTGAAGAAGTTGATGGATAAGGAAACGAATCCGATTGAGTACGAGCAAATTTACAAGCAAATTAATCGGATTGCAGAGGATGACGCAGTCTTTGGTATTGATGTTGGTGATAACGTGGTCAATACGGTGCGTTTCTTGGACCTTAAGCCACAACAAAAGTGGACGACATCAGCTTTGTTCGCTACTATGGGCTATGGTGTACCCGCTGCAATCGCGGCTAAGTTGAGTTTCCCAGATCGTCAAGTGTTCAATATTGCCGGTGATGGTGCCTTCTCAATGGTTATGCAAGACTTATTGACCGAGACATTGCACAAGTTGCCAATTATCAATATTGTGACTGCTAACTCAACCTTGAGTTTCATAAAGAATTCGCAAGCTGATTTGCCAATGAATCCATCAGGGGTTGATATTTTGGATGCCGATTATGCAAAGATTGCTGAAGGTATGGGCGTTGTTGGTATTAGTGTTCATGAGTCAGCTGAGTTAGCGCCAGCTTTTGATAAAGCGGTTGAAGTGACCCGTACCGGACGGCCAGTATTACTTGATATTAAGATTAAGGACAAGCGTGGTTTCCCAGTAGAAGCGATGGATATGGATCCCGAGAAGACGTCACAAGCTTCAGTTGATGCATTCAAGACAAAGTATGATGCAATGGCGTTAAAGCCATTAAAGGATTATTTAGCTGAATACGGCGTTAAATAG
- a CDS encoding cadmium resistance transporter gives MVTALITAILSYLGTTSDYLMILLLVFTRYQQTKQRQNVVIGAYLGNLVLVILSLLVAMLLKQVPDEWLLGLLGLIPIYLGIKGYFWPKDESNEVAERLSGMSAGRIILNVIVLTVATCGADNLALYIPYFANLNMLYLPLILGAFIVILTLIIGLAWWGSRLNFIGQLFKRYGEKIQLVIYVGLGVYVMFEAGTIQSLLHLL, from the coding sequence ATGGTAACAGCATTAATCACGGCAATTTTGTCATACTTAGGGACAACATCGGATTATTTAATGATCCTATTATTGGTTTTCACGCGTTATCAGCAAACAAAACAACGTCAGAATGTGGTAATAGGCGCATATTTGGGTAATTTGGTTTTGGTTATCCTCTCATTACTTGTTGCGATGCTCTTGAAACAGGTACCTGATGAATGGCTATTAGGTTTATTAGGCTTAATCCCAATCTATCTGGGGATTAAAGGGTACTTTTGGCCTAAAGATGAAAGTAACGAAGTGGCAGAACGTTTGTCTGGTATGTCAGCTGGACGTATCATATTGAATGTAATTGTTTTGACGGTTGCAACTTGTGGGGCAGACAATCTAGCCTTGTATATTCCGTATTTTGCGAATTTAAACATGTTATATTTACCGCTAATTTTAGGGGCGTTTATTGTGATATTAACTTTGATTATCGGTTTAGCCTGGTGGGGGTCTAGGCTAAATTTTATCGGTCAGTTGTTTAAACGCTATGGCGAGAAAATTCAATTGGTGATTTATGTTGGTTTAGGCGTTTATGTGATGTTTGAAGCTGGTACGATTCAGTCCTTGCTACATTTGTTATAA
- a CDS encoding ArsR/SmtB family transcription factor: protein MKKEAINELEQIFKLLGNKQRLTILELLRVRAYRVSEIVDVMQMEQSAISHQLKLLREAQLVQTKKQGREVLYCLTDSHILKLLDNAMQHVNHVLLHESHEVYELSQQSHDSNE, encoded by the coding sequence ATGAAAAAAGAAGCAATTAATGAATTAGAGCAAATTTTTAAATTATTAGGCAATAAGCAGCGGTTAACCATTTTAGAGTTGTTGCGCGTTCGGGCGTATCGTGTTTCAGAAATTGTAGACGTCATGCAGATGGAACAATCGGCAATCTCACACCAGTTAAAATTGCTGCGTGAAGCACAACTTGTGCAAACAAAAAAGCAAGGCCGTGAAGTATTATATTGTTTAACGGACTCTCATATCCTAAAACTACTTGATAATGCGATGCAGCACGTCAATCATGTGCTACTACATGAGTCACATGAAGTTTATGAGCTGTCACAACAAAGCCATGATAGTAATGAGTAA
- a CDS encoding amino acid permease, producing MEKEDKNQLRGGLSSGQMQMIALGGTIGVGLFLGSATTIAWTGPSVILAYGFMGIILYLVMRALGEILYINPSTGSFADYATNYIHPVVGWLTSWSNIFQYIVVGISEVIAVGTYIDYWFPGVPGWVSGLVVIITLTLANLVSVKTYGRLEYYFAMVKVLTIILLIIMGLLMIIFGLGNHWQPIGFSNLWAHGGFFTGGITGFMFSLSIIAGSYQGIEVLGITAGEAEQPREAIVKSIHSVIYRILIFYIGAIFVIVTLFPWNELGNIGSPFVETFAKVGIAGAASIINFVVLTAAMSGSNSGIYSSSRMLYKLGQDGYVSKKFAKLSSHHVPYVAILAISFGILLGILMNAGLESFSKIGVKLFVVVYSSSVLPGMVPWFVIILSELRFRRSNQHLLTNHPLKMPLYPFSNYFALIALSVILVFMFLNPDTRVSVSIGVGFLLLMTIIYFIQRPKQK from the coding sequence ATGGAAAAAGAAGATAAAAATCAGTTACGAGGCGGCCTATCATCTGGGCAAATGCAGATGATTGCTTTAGGGGGCACAATTGGGGTCGGATTGTTTTTGGGATCCGCAACAACGATCGCATGGACTGGGCCTTCAGTCATTTTAGCCTATGGGTTTATGGGCATTATCCTATATTTGGTGATGCGTGCGCTGGGTGAAATCTTATACATTAATCCAAGTACGGGATCGTTTGCTGATTATGCAACGAATTATATTCATCCGGTAGTTGGGTGGCTGACATCATGGAGCAATATTTTTCAGTATATTGTTGTTGGCATTTCAGAGGTGATAGCGGTTGGAACTTATATTGATTACTGGTTTCCAGGGGTTCCAGGTTGGGTTTCTGGTTTAGTTGTGATTATTACTTTAACTTTGGCTAATCTGGTTTCTGTTAAAACTTATGGACGGTTAGAATACTACTTTGCGATGGTCAAAGTTTTGACGATTATTTTGTTAATCATCATGGGCTTACTAATGATTATTTTTGGCCTTGGTAACCATTGGCAGCCGATTGGGTTTAGTAATTTGTGGGCCCATGGTGGCTTTTTCACAGGTGGCATTACTGGGTTTATGTTCTCATTGTCCATCATTGCAGGATCATATCAGGGAATTGAAGTGCTTGGTATTACGGCTGGTGAGGCAGAACAGCCTCGTGAGGCGATTGTGAAGTCGATTCATTCAGTCATCTATCGGATTTTAATTTTCTATATTGGGGCTATTTTTGTGATTGTCACACTTTTTCCATGGAATGAATTGGGAAATATTGGTTCACCATTCGTTGAAACATTTGCCAAAGTTGGTATCGCAGGTGCCGCTTCGATTATTAATTTTGTGGTCTTGACAGCAGCTATGTCTGGTTCGAATTCAGGGATTTATTCATCAAGCAGAATGCTATACAAATTGGGCCAAGACGGCTATGTTTCAAAGAAATTTGCCAAGTTATCTAGTCATCATGTGCCATACGTTGCGATCTTAGCGATCTCATTTGGTATCCTATTAGGGATCTTAATGAATGCAGGGTTAGAATCATTTAGTAAAATTGGGGTGAAGTTGTTTGTTGTGGTTTATAGTTCGTCTGTACTACCAGGTATGGTGCCATGGTTTGTGATTATTTTGAGTGAATTGCGTTTTCGTCGTTCGAACCAACACTTGTTAACTAATCACCCATTAAAAATGCCATTGTATCCATTCTCAAACTATTTTGCATTAATCGCATTGTCAGTGATTTTAGTCTTTATGTTCCTTAACCCAGATACGCGGGTTTCGGTATCAATTGGCGTTGGTTTCTTATTGTTGATGACAATAATTTATTTTATTCAGCGACCAAAACAAAAATAA
- a CDS encoding S8 family serine peptidase: MKNYRGPIVAACLIVSGLMIVPVGMKYHQQHSIAGDKSAQEKVKKCAAQAYPVSIVKTKADKSSDTQTKGEITPYDDQLKFLGKQPGSMTLAEKSATPIRMTINLAAPSAVESHFTPVPDGSLKTAGAIDQAEKNVVAAQAPIVKRVEEITGQRVTNQKGYLVNAFSIMAKPNMINDLQGISGVKEVTIQNVYQAANTNDNELAQVTDDWRAQHAGDGRGMVIADIDSGIDATHPDLKLTASGRQTAKLSPAATNYFHATLKYGRYESEKVPFAHNYADNIDAQSELKDNGQTGEHGQHVAGILAANGQVTGVAPEAQLLDMKVFSNHHAGATTDAIVDAMEDSVKMGADVLNLSLGAPLTNYSALMPENVAVSRAAKLGVVTVVAASNSGRASGNLNDLHTNAHNPEEDISISGMAASKDAIAVGAMEGTQKHVISTTITTDLHKNLGGDTIAVTVSPDIPEQFWQVDHKLIDNGRCVSYTHDHGLDIPTEAAEGTKQAESGDSGIDSGTDVGKIKIVGYNSAIPFEQYQLVGAGKKAEAVILIDDQDRALPASKKISHVDSQHCPLIFMTKQAGNQLLKDLRTNTPHYEEKAKSDNGLHDKAELGHVMLSKPITTVVSNESKGKMSTFTSWGSTPDLTLKPDITGIGGNIWSLSNQGYAQKSGTSMASPFVAGTVALIKQQANQNHVNLGQGSAKFVQNIKGVLQNTAAPVKDTTNGTYFSPRQQGGGLVQVDRATQANAVITNANDGHTTIDLKAFRTKEKTFKIKIQNVTQVKQNYHVAALGNVQTEVRTTDCSKVNTTGLRTLLDKGGNSTGETVNLNDADIYYYRDEKPFLDLVSESTVNGAQVNLQGNNITLAPGQEKIIDVTLTIPNTFTENNWIEGYLQVTATQKPGVIESIPYFGYYGDWDAGKPIDKPASEKGSIKGYGYLADEMNGHPLATLNTKVVSRSGDVNYTCDNEHAAVTFNHSGVNRALDMEYMLRWMRSIDVDVMSADKQQVLRHLATYQQTQPGRIDTEWNGMLPDALTGQSKYAPDGVYYIRTVAVTLDGAKTQTVYRKLTIDNCCPKAKNVHLKWQKDGVHLSGEIDEKGSGMNNLTNVQSGGSLSYRINTIVGAHYFNSPFDEQQSGWLNGHFDTLINTSAVKNLKAKDNVVEISLRDRAGNGSWFENKLTLPVEGTTATQEKITALNHHLDVTYHGESFYEEETKRVYTPVGHMLEQFANPIEPKKINAYQLKTLDVNYWSMTLDGTWQGKQPFTITAYNSDNQPIDQVKVTATNTHWQTPIKIGRFGYITFKDTQQHEIHQPIVPEIQKEDILESRLDADKMAQDTGGKWVKRGDEQVLVVPNETDKLKVTGNFTGHLPGQQLIYNSQVLDADTHTIRVTKPEWTNNAQGIKQLQCYCGAQGVEKYITPSPVNHAGEINAQVNLWDAQQLTNLREFNRLFNDPLAKVQNYEGAGNQGDNQNGWQTITVIGYEPEFKTITDRYGDVPNYKQISNPFEPLAKYLWELEDLQQTFTFNVYRLPKGEKLTHVKDSGQQVRKFYH, encoded by the coding sequence ATGAAAAATTATCGTGGTCCGATTGTTGCAGCGTGTCTGATTGTGAGTGGATTGATGATTGTGCCAGTAGGCATGAAGTATCATCAACAACATAGTATTGCTGGTGACAAAAGTGCCCAAGAGAAGGTTAAAAAGTGTGCAGCACAAGCATATCCAGTTAGTATTGTAAAAACTAAAGCGGATAAATCATCCGACACCCAGACAAAAGGCGAAATCACCCCTTATGATGATCAGTTGAAATTCTTGGGTAAACAGCCGGGTAGCATGACGTTAGCTGAAAAATCGGCAACCCCAATTCGGATGACCATTAATTTAGCAGCGCCATCAGCCGTGGAAAGCCATTTCACCCCTGTACCAGATGGGAGTTTGAAAACAGCAGGTGCGATTGATCAGGCTGAAAAAAATGTTGTTGCAGCGCAAGCGCCAATTGTCAAACGAGTTGAAGAAATAACCGGGCAACGGGTGACAAATCAAAAAGGGTATTTGGTCAACGCCTTTTCAATTATGGCTAAGCCGAATATGATTAATGATTTACAGGGTATTTCAGGAGTCAAAGAGGTGACCATTCAAAATGTCTACCAAGCAGCCAATACCAATGATAATGAATTGGCGCAAGTGACTGATGACTGGCGCGCGCAACATGCTGGTGATGGGCGCGGCATGGTTATTGCAGACATTGATTCAGGAATTGACGCTACCCACCCAGATTTGAAATTAACGGCATCAGGTCGGCAGACTGCCAAACTAAGTCCGGCCGCTACTAACTACTTTCACGCCACATTGAAATATGGGCGTTATGAATCAGAAAAAGTGCCTTTTGCCCATAATTATGCCGATAATATTGATGCACAAAGTGAGCTCAAAGATAATGGGCAAACTGGTGAGCACGGACAACATGTGGCAGGTATTTTAGCTGCGAATGGTCAAGTAACCGGAGTAGCACCAGAAGCGCAATTGTTAGATATGAAAGTGTTTAGTAATCATCATGCCGGCGCCACGACGGACGCCATTGTTGATGCTATGGAAGACTCAGTCAAAATGGGCGCGGATGTGTTGAATTTGTCACTAGGCGCACCCTTAACTAATTACTCAGCATTGATGCCGGAAAATGTGGCAGTGAGTCGGGCCGCCAAACTAGGGGTTGTCACGGTGGTGGCAGCATCTAATTCTGGTCGCGCATCAGGCAATTTGAATGATTTACATACGAATGCGCACAATCCAGAAGAAGATATTTCAATCAGTGGGATGGCGGCCTCAAAAGATGCCATTGCAGTAGGCGCTATGGAAGGTACACAGAAGCATGTCATTTCAACGACCATTACAACGGACTTACATAAAAATTTAGGGGGTGATACAATCGCTGTTACAGTGTCACCAGATATTCCAGAGCAGTTTTGGCAAGTCGACCATAAATTAATTGATAACGGTCGATGTGTGTCTTATACCCATGATCATGGATTAGATATTCCAACTGAAGCAGCTGAGGGGACCAAGCAAGCTGAAAGTGGAGACTCTGGAATTGATTCTGGCACAGATGTGGGGAAAATTAAGATTGTTGGTTATAATTCAGCCATCCCATTTGAACAATATCAACTAGTCGGTGCAGGTAAAAAAGCTGAAGCGGTTATTTTGATTGACGATCAAGATCGAGCCTTACCGGCTAGTAAAAAAATTTCGCATGTTGATAGTCAACACTGTCCATTAATATTTATGACGAAACAAGCAGGGAATCAATTGTTAAAAGATTTACGTACTAACACGCCTCATTATGAAGAAAAAGCAAAATCAGATAATGGGTTACACGATAAAGCAGAATTGGGGCATGTCATGCTGAGCAAACCAATAACGACGGTTGTCAGTAATGAATCTAAAGGCAAGATGAGCACTTTTACATCATGGGGATCGACACCGGATTTGACCTTGAAGCCTGATATTACAGGAATCGGTGGTAATATTTGGTCCTTGTCAAATCAAGGTTATGCTCAAAAAAGCGGGACCAGTATGGCCAGTCCGTTTGTTGCTGGAACGGTAGCACTAATTAAGCAACAAGCTAATCAAAATCATGTTAATTTAGGTCAGGGTAGCGCTAAATTTGTGCAAAATATCAAAGGCGTATTACAAAATACAGCTGCGCCAGTAAAAGACACAACTAATGGGACTTACTTCTCGCCCCGGCAACAAGGTGGCGGTCTCGTGCAAGTCGATCGAGCCACGCAAGCAAATGCGGTGATTACTAATGCCAATGATGGTCATACAACAATTGATCTTAAAGCCTTTAGAACCAAGGAAAAAACATTTAAGATTAAAATTCAAAATGTGACCCAGGTGAAGCAAAACTATCATGTGGCAGCACTTGGGAATGTACAAACAGAAGTCCGAACCACCGACTGTTCAAAGGTGAATACGACGGGACTCAGAACATTGCTAGATAAAGGTGGCAATTCTACCGGTGAGACTGTTAATTTGAATGACGCTGACATATATTATTATCGCGATGAGAAACCTTTTTTGGATCTTGTGAGTGAATCTACGGTTAATGGGGCCCAGGTTAATCTGCAAGGGAATAACATCACACTGGCCCCGGGACAGGAGAAAATTATTGACGTGACATTGACGATTCCGAATACGTTTACTGAGAATAATTGGATTGAAGGGTATCTTCAAGTTACAGCGACTCAAAAACCTGGTGTAATAGAAAGTATTCCCTATTTTGGATATTACGGTGATTGGGATGCAGGTAAACCGATTGATAAGCCGGCATCAGAAAAAGGGTCAATCAAAGGGTATGGTTATCTGGCTGATGAAATGAATGGTCACCCATTGGCAACTTTGAATACAAAAGTGGTATCCCGTTCAGGTGATGTCAATTATACTTGTGACAATGAGCATGCTGCGGTTACTTTTAATCATAGTGGTGTGAACAGGGCATTGGATATGGAATATATGTTACGTTGGATGCGTTCAATTGATGTGGATGTGATGAGTGCGGATAAGCAACAGGTGTTGAGACATTTAGCAACATATCAGCAAACACAACCCGGTCGAATCGATACTGAATGGAATGGCATGTTGCCAGACGCACTAACAGGACAAAGTAAATATGCGCCAGATGGTGTGTACTACATTCGAACTGTTGCGGTAACCCTTGATGGGGCAAAAACACAAACTGTCTATCGCAAGTTGACAATTGATAATTGTTGTCCGAAAGCAAAAAATGTGCATTTAAAGTGGCAAAAAGATGGTGTTCACCTGAGCGGAGAAATTGATGAAAAAGGGTCCGGGATGAATAACTTGACCAATGTACAAAGCGGTGGGTCACTTAGCTATCGAATTAATACTATCGTGGGAGCACATTATTTTAATTCACCCTTTGATGAACAGCAATCAGGATGGTTGAATGGGCATTTCGATACCCTGATAAATACATCAGCCGTTAAAAATTTGAAAGCCAAAGATAATGTTGTTGAAATTTCCCTTCGTGATCGGGCCGGTAATGGTTCTTGGTTTGAAAATAAGTTGACCTTGCCAGTTGAAGGTACAACAGCAACACAAGAAAAGATTACAGCGCTGAATCACCACTTAGATGTGACTTATCATGGCGAGTCTTTTTATGAAGAAGAAACAAAGCGTGTTTATACACCAGTGGGTCACATGTTGGAGCAATTTGCTAATCCTATTGAACCAAAGAAAATCAACGCTTATCAGCTCAAAACGCTTGATGTAAATTATTGGTCAATGACATTAGATGGGACGTGGCAAGGTAAACAGCCATTTACTATTACCGCATATAATAGTGATAATCAACCAATTGATCAGGTTAAAGTAACAGCAACTAATACGCATTGGCAAACACCGATTAAAATTGGGCGTTTTGGCTATATCACATTTAAAGACACCCAACAGCATGAAATTCATCAACCAATTGTACCTGAAATTCAGAAGGAGGATATTTTAGAGAGCCGACTGGATGCTGATAAAATGGCGCAAGACACCGGTGGTAAGTGGGTGAAACGTGGTGATGAGCAGGTACTGGTTGTGCCAAATGAAACTGATAAATTAAAAGTGACAGGGAATTTTACCGGCCACTTACCAGGTCAACAGTTAATTTATAATAGTCAAGTACTCGATGCAGATACCCATACGATTCGGGTAACAAAACCCGAGTGGACTAATAACGCCCAGGGCATTAAGCAATTACAATGTTATTGCGGGGCACAGGGTGTTGAAAAATACATCACCCCTTCGCCTGTTAATCACGCCGGGGAGATTAATGCCCAAGTTAATCTTTGGGATGCTCAGCAGCTGACCAATTTGCGAGAATTTAATCGGCTATTTAACGATCCGTTAGCTAAGGTACAAAACTATGAGGGTGCTGGTAATCAAGGTGATAACCAAAATGGTTGGCAAACCATTACTGTGATAGGTTATGAACCAGAATTTAAAACAATCACGGATCGATATGGTGATGTCCCTAATTACAAACAGATTTCCAATCCGTTTGAACCATTAGCAAAATATCTCTGGGAGCTTGAAGACTTACAACAAACCTTTACTTTTAACGTCTATCGTTTACCAAAGGGTGAAAAGTTGACCCACGTTAAAGACTCGGGGCAGCAGGTGAGGAAATTCTACCATTGA
- a CDS encoding MurR/RpiR family transcriptional regulator, whose product MAQSGFSRIRSFRSQLNGSDAKIADYILTHEAATKTMTIQEMADATGLSTATISRFVKRVGYNSFREFSLSLAIIVPNNNTFFGEISEGDDRKAIVQKVFSGAENALASTLDISDKENFATAAAWIVAARKVGFFGIGGSSIVAFNAYHKFLRTPIDSFQHPDYDIQVMQAVRMNADDVAVVISHSGRNHDTLAVMQHLQAHGVKIIAITAFPNSELAKNSDLVLASAAEEVNIRSESMSSLIAQLTIVDTLFTLVGVQMGDQTAAVVDEIRQAIEQTRR is encoded by the coding sequence ATGGCACAAAGTGGTTTTTCTCGCATTCGTTCATTTCGTAGTCAGCTCAACGGATCTGATGCCAAAATAGCGGATTATATTTTAACACATGAGGCAGCAACTAAAACCATGACAATTCAAGAGATGGCTGATGCTACTGGTCTTTCAACCGCCACGATTTCACGATTTGTTAAGCGCGTGGGCTATAATTCATTCCGTGAATTTTCATTAAGTTTGGCAATTATTGTGCCCAATAACAATACCTTTTTTGGCGAAATCAGCGAGGGGGACGACCGCAAAGCTATCGTACAAAAGGTCTTCTCAGGCGCTGAGAATGCACTTGCGTCAACCCTTGATATTTCAGATAAAGAAAATTTTGCGACAGCCGCTGCTTGGATTGTTGCCGCACGTAAAGTTGGTTTCTTTGGAATTGGTGGGTCATCAATCGTTGCCTTCAATGCTTACCACAAATTCTTGCGCACCCCGATCGATAGCTTTCAACATCCTGATTATGACATTCAAGTCATGCAGGCGGTTCGAATGAATGCCGACGACGTAGCTGTCGTTATCTCACATTCAGGTCGCAATCACGATACGCTTGCTGTGATGCAACATCTTCAGGCGCATGGCGTTAAAATCATTGCTATCACGGCCTTCCCTAATTCAGAACTCGCAAAAAATTCCGACTTAGTGCTCGCCAGTGCCGCCGAAGAGGTTAATATCCGTAGTGAATCGATGTCATCCCTCATTGCCCAACTCACGATTGTCGATACCTTATTTACCCTTGTTGGCGTCCAAATGGGTGATCAAACGGCAGCCGTGGTGGATGAAATTCGACAGGCAATTGAACAAACTAGGCGTTAA
- the gnd gene encoding phosphogluconate dehydrogenase (NAD(+)-dependent, decarboxylating) has product MKLALIGLGKMGLGLAENAVDNGHEIVAYDLNTDFVKAATDYSDKISGATDLDDMLAQLPSPKVVWVMVPAGVPTNSTIDTLIEKMDAGDIIIDGGNSNYKDNLEQNKRTTAAGIKLFDAGTSGGMEGARNGGNFMIGGDDAQAWLTIEPLFKSIAQENGYLYTGRLGSGHYLKMVHNGIEYGMMQAIAEGFEILEASQFDYDYEAVSKLWNNGSVIRSWLMELAEEAFAKDPKLSAIAGRMHSSGEGKWTIEESLDLQVPAPVIALSLMMRYRSMQDDTFTGKVVSALRNGFGGHAMDSAK; this is encoded by the coding sequence ATGAAGTTAGCATTGATTGGTCTTGGTAAAATGGGACTTGGTTTGGCTGAAAACGCAGTAGATAATGGGCACGAAATTGTTGCCTATGATTTGAACACTGATTTCGTTAAGGCAGCGACTGATTATTCAGATAAGATTTCAGGGGCAACTGACCTTGATGATATGTTGGCTCAATTGCCATCACCAAAGGTTGTTTGGGTTATGGTACCAGCTGGTGTCCCAACGAACTCAACAATTGATACATTGATTGAGAAGATGGACGCTGGAGATATCATTATCGATGGTGGAAACTCAAACTATAAGGATAACTTGGAGCAAAACAAGCGGACAACTGCTGCTGGTATCAAGTTGTTTGATGCTGGTACTTCAGGTGGTATGGAAGGTGCCCGTAATGGTGGTAACTTCATGATTGGTGGCGATGATGCACAAGCATGGCTAACAATCGAACCATTGTTCAAGTCAATTGCCCAAGAAAATGGTTACCTTTACACTGGTCGCTTGGGATCAGGTCACTACTTGAAGATGGTTCACAACGGAATCGAATACGGTATGATGCAAGCCATCGCCGAAGGTTTCGAAATTTTGGAAGCCTCACAATTTGATTATGACTATGAAGCAGTTTCAAAGCTATGGAATAACGGTTCAGTTATTCGTTCATGGTTGATGGAATTGGCAGAAGAAGCCTTTGCAAAGGATCCAAAGTTGTCAGCCATTGCTGGTCGGATGCATTCATCTGGTGAAGGAAAGTGGACAATTGAAGAATCATTGGACTTGCAAGTGCCAGCACCAGTAATCGCCTTGTCATTGATGATGCGTTACCGTTCAATGCAAGACGATACCTTTACAGGCAAGGTTGTATCAGCATTGCGTAATGGCTTTGGTGGTCACGCAATGGATTCAGCTAAGTAA